The Spirochaeta cellobiosiphila DSM 17781 DNA segment CAATTCTCTTTGCGATTATCCAGGATTGTCCATAGTATTTCTATGAACTTACAATGAATCATCAGATCCCGACAGGTATGACGGTCGACGCCTAACATATATATCTCGTTGAATAGGTTAATAATTTTGGCTCTCACCTCGCCTTTAAAACGAAAAATAGGAATAGGTTCTTCAAAGATGGAGAGTAGTTGTTTTATAGATTTCTCCATACCCGGTAGATTATCTGGTATGCGGAAATCAACCACCAGCCGGGCCTTGGGGCTTTCCCCTTTAGGATATTTTGTCATGTGCAGATAAGCTGGTTTAAGAAGAACTATGTCATATCGCTGGAGATTAAAGTAATCCCCTTCAATGATATGGGACGATTGATCATCCAGTAAAAAATATAGCTCATAAAAATCATGAAAATGCTGAAACTCCATGTTGATGGAATCAGTCCGCACTCCATAATCAAACATGTAAAAAAGAGGGTCACGGTCATCATTAACCTTAACAAAGAATCCATTCTTAAAATATACTGAGTTATCTGTTCCATCCATCATGATATTATATCCTTGAGGCTTTTCCAGAAGCAAGGGAAAACAAAGAAACATACCCCCTTGGTAAAAGGGGGTAAAAGTCTTTTTATTTTATATCTTTGTTGGCTTCCAATAAAATTAGCATGGCCGCTGCTTGTCCATAGGGCATGGGTCGGATAGGTATATCCTTATAGAAGTTCTTAGATTCTCTTCCCATGGGAGTTCCATAAGATACTTGTTGGACAACTCCCTTATCATCAATATAGCCAAGTACAGCTTCCACTGCCTTATTAGCCATAGGAAGATACTCATCGCTTACTAGACCATCATGAATAGCCTTCAAGATTCCATATCCGAATCCGGCAGTAGCACTTGTTTCGACATAGGAAGTAGGGTCATCAAGTAAGGTATGCCACATTCCTGAATCAGCCTGTAAAGCCGCTAAAGCTTTAATCTGTCTTTCCAGGACAACCTTTAAATAATGGTGAACACCCTTATCTAAATCCATCATCTCCATAAATAGAGGGAAGGCTATGGTAATCCAGCAATTTCCTCTAGCCCAGAAGGCCTCGGCAAAGTTATGATTACCTTCAAAAGTCCATCCATGATACCACAAGCCTGTTTTCTTATCACACAAATACTCTGTATGAAGTAAGAATTGATAAACAGCTTCATCAATATAATCTTGACGGCCTATGATACGTCCAATATTGGCTACAGCTAGAACAGTCATCATTAGAGTGTCATCCCAGAGTTCACCGACGTTTTCATCATCACTGGTTCTGTGTTGGAATCCCCTTTCTTTTGTTCTATCGAGACCGTTACAGGCCCATTCCGCCCACTCTTTACAAACATCAAGGTAAGCTTTATTACCTGTATGCTCTGCTAAGTAACTGAGGGCCAATATAGGAGCCATGGTGTTTATATTTTTGCCAGGTAAACCCTGGGCCAATCGTTCATCATAATATTGGATAAGCATATCCAAATAACGTTGCTCTTTTGTCTGATCAAATAACTTCCAGAGACCAAAGAGACCAACACCATGAGGCCATTCCCAAAATTGGTAACGTTTCAGTTCTTCTTCATCAGAGCCTTCTAAATTTCTATTCTCAAAGTCCGGATCATCTGATGCGTATAGCACAGGAAGAAATCCTTCAACTAATATATTTAATTTTTCTACAATTGTGCTCATTTGTTCTCCTAGGTTCTACTTATCCCATTACAAAGTATTTCGATCGTTGTTATCTGTCTTGCTTTAAGAGGTAGCTGTACCCGGTTATTGGAGACTTCCAACTGACGTATTCGTTCTTCCAACAGGTTACATTCCCAAGCT contains these protein-coding regions:
- a CDS encoding glycoside hydrolase family 88/105 protein — encoded protein: MSTIVEKLNILVEGFLPVLYASDDPDFENRNLEGSDEEELKRYQFWEWPHGVGLFGLWKLFDQTKEQRYLDMLIQYYDERLAQGLPGKNINTMAPILALSYLAEHTGNKAYLDVCKEWAEWACNGLDRTKERGFQHRTSDDENVGELWDDTLMMTVLAVANIGRIIGRQDYIDEAVYQFLLHTEYLCDKKTGLWYHGWTFEGNHNFAEAFWARGNCWITIAFPLFMEMMDLDKGVHHYLKVVLERQIKALAALQADSGMWHTLLDDPTSYVETSATAGFGYGILKAIHDGLVSDEYLPMANKAVEAVLGYIDDKGVVQQVSYGTPMGRESKNFYKDIPIRPMPYGQAAAMLILLEANKDIK
- a CDS encoding helix-turn-helix domain-containing protein is translated as MMDGTDNSVYFKNGFFVKVNDDRDPLFYMFDYGVRTDSINMEFQHFHDFYELYFLLDDQSSHIIEGDYFNLQRYDIVLLKPAYLHMTKYPKGESPKARLVVDFRIPDNLPGMEKSIKQLLSIFEEPIPIFRFKGEVRAKIINLFNEIYMLGVDRHTCRDLMIHCKFIEILWTILDNRKENCYAKKEITDTITQKVYEVTSYLHVHYPEEISLQAIAERFYVSPYYLSHQFKRVTGSNFVSYLQQIRIRNAQQLLLYTNKKIKDICEECGFSSFSQFNRVFSKFCHITPSLFRQNKEHKSEEILRSMDPERHAKATPSKALQSFDDYIAVKHKNELNQK